One stretch of Segatella copri DNA includes these proteins:
- a CDS encoding lysophospholipid acyltransferase family protein: protein MVKIVYAFFYAISLLPFWLLYCIADFEYFMMYYVIKYRRGIVRKNLTTSFPEKSEEEIVDIEKKFYRWFSDYFFEAVKLLSISDKKLRRRFKVYNSEEVEQCFQEGQDVAAILGHYCNWEWLSCVGIELPKSRKMGLIYHPLRNQAFDELFKRIRSHEENGVVVPKKDILRYLVDYKRKGIMSIFGYISDQGPKWENIHLWLPFLNHPETPVFTGGERIMRKMNDAVFYVEMSRPKRGYYTATYKLITRNPNSLPEHEITRRFFQMLEETIRRNPPYYLWTHNRWKRTREEFDKRYEIKNGKVIPKES from the coding sequence ATGGTTAAGATTGTTTATGCGTTCTTTTATGCAATATCGCTGCTGCCATTCTGGTTGCTCTATTGCATCGCCGATTTCGAGTACTTCATGATGTATTACGTCATCAAGTACCGCAGAGGCATTGTGCGTAAGAATCTCACCACCTCCTTCCCTGAGAAATCAGAAGAAGAGATTGTTGACATCGAGAAGAAATTCTACCGCTGGTTCAGCGATTACTTCTTCGAGGCGGTTAAACTTCTGAGCATCAGCGATAAGAAACTTCGCCGCCGATTCAAGGTATATAACAGCGAAGAAGTGGAACAATGTTTCCAGGAAGGTCAGGATGTGGCAGCCATCCTCGGGCATTACTGCAACTGGGAGTGGCTCTCATGTGTGGGCATCGAACTGCCCAAGTCACGCAAGATGGGTCTCATCTATCATCCTCTGCGCAACCAAGCCTTCGACGAACTCTTCAAGCGCATCCGTTCTCACGAGGAGAATGGCGTAGTGGTGCCCAAGAAAGACATCCTCCGCTACTTGGTGGATTACAAGCGCAAGGGCATCATGAGCATCTTCGGCTACATCAGCGACCAGGGGCCCAAGTGGGAGAACATCCACCTGTGGCTTCCTTTCCTCAATCATCCCGAAACCCCAGTGTTTACTGGCGGCGAGAGAATCATGAGAAAGATGAACGATGCCGTGTTCTATGTAGAGATGTCCCGCCCTAAGCGCGGCTACTATACAGCAACATACAAACTCATCACCCGCAATCCGAACTCCCTGCCGGAGCACGAGATTACCCGTCGTTTCTTCCAGATGCTGGAAGAAACCATCCGCCGGAATCCACCTTATTATTTATGGACGCATAACAGATGGAAGCGAACCAGGGAGGAGTTTGATAAGCGATATGAAATCAAAAATGGTAAAGTAATTCCTAAAGAATCATGA